The Homo sapiens chromosome 10, GRCh38.p14 Primary Assembly sequence TGAGGCTCACCACAGAACTGAGCCTGGGCCAGCTCAGGACAGACTGAGCCTTCATCTCCTTGTTTGCAGAGACATACCATGATTTTAGTCCTCGGGAAACGGGAGGTGCTGAGCACTGGTGTTAGCAGTGATTTACGAGTCCTTTTTCTGAGAGGCTTTCATCCTTCCTTCCCCTAAATAACACCCACTTTTCAAAATTCTCCAGTGTTTCAGTGATGCTTATGGGGCTGGGTCAAGAAGTACTTTCCTGTATCCTTTCCCCATGCCTCTCTTTGGGGTGTACACCTACTCCATGCCCATCCTTTCCCAGTAGCCCCTCAGCAGCCTCCTGCCCCTTGTTCCCACAGGCGCCGGGAACTGTGTACGCAGCTGCGGCAGTGGCAACTGAAGGTGATTGAGAACGTCAAGCGGGGCCAACACAAGAAGACGCTGGAGCGGCTCTTCCCCGGCTTCCGGCCAGCGGTGGAGGCCTGCTACTTCAACTGGGAAGAGGCCTACCCACTTCCTGGTGTCACCTACAGCGGCACTGACAGGAAgctggcactgtgctgggcccgGGCCCTGCCCTCTCGGCCAGGTGCCTCCCGCTCTGGGGGCCTGGAGGAATCCCGGGACCGGCCCCGACCCCTTCCTACTGAGCCAGCTGTGCGGCCCAAGGAGCCTGGGACCAAGCGAAAGGGCTTGGGTGAGGGGGTCCCCTCATCACAGCGGGGTCCCCGCCGCCTCTCAGCTGAAGGGGGAGATAAAGCTCTACATAAGATGGGTCCAGGTGGGGGCAAAGCCAAGGCACTGGGTGGGGCTGGCAGTGGGAGCAAGGGCTCAGCAGGTGGCGGAAGCAAGCGACGGCTGAGCAGCGAAGACAGCTCCCTGGAGCCAGACCTGGCCGAGatgagcctggatgacagcagcCTGGCCCTGGGCGCAGAGGCCAGCACCTTCGGGGGATTCCCTGAGAGCCCTCCACCCTGTCCTCTCCACGGTGGCTCCCGAGGCCCTTCCACTTTCCTTCCTGAGCCCCCAGATACTTATGAAGAAGATGGTGGTGTGTACTTCTCGGAAGGGCCTGAGCCTCCCACAGCCTCTGTTGGCCCCCCTGGCCTACTGCCTGGGGATGTCTGTACCCAGGACGACCTCCCTTCTACAGATGAGAGTGGCAATGGGCTTCCCAAAACCAAAGAGGCAGCCCCTGCAGTTGGAGAGGAGGATGATGACTACCAGGCGTACTATCTGAATGCCCAGGATGGGGCTGGGGGCGAGGAAGAGAAGGCCGAGGGCGGGGCTGGGGAGGAGCACGACCTGTTTGCTGGGCTGAAGCCACTGGAACAGGAGAGTCGCATGGAGGTGaggggatggaaggagggagggctgGGTGCTCCTTAGCCACAACTGGGAGGGGCTATCTAGCTCTAGTTGGGAGTGTCAGGACCATCAGCAGGATTGTGAGAACCCTGTTGCAGGCGCcgaactggtctccctgctttcaGTCTACTCACTTTTCTGCTTCCACGAGATTTTCCTGAAATGTGATGGTGTCACTCtgctgcttaaaacccttcaatggGTTCCTGTTGCCCTTATGATAAAATGAAAGTGGTTGGCATGACCTGTGAGGGTCCACTTGATCTGGTCTTTGCCTGCTTTGCCAGCCTCACTTGGCTGCTCTGTCCTTTGCACTCCAGTCAGCTGAATCACTCATGTATCTgccatgctctctctcttgcctccaGGATTTTGGACAGATTGAcctttctgcctggaatgctcttccccattAGCCCGTGTTTCTCCTTCAGGTCTCAGGGATCTTAAAGATCACTTCCTCTAGGGAGTCTCTCTGATACTGTCCCTGTGCCCCAAGATATCCCACCTGCTTCCCCTTGACCTTTCCCTGTAATAGCTGGCATCACGGTggcatgtgtgtttatgtgtctgtctttctAACCAGAGCTCCTATGGAgcggcacagggcctggcatgtaGCAAGTGTTCAAGGAATGTTGGCTGCATGAGTGAGCATGATGTCCTGCTCCTGGAAGTTGGGACTTTAACCTGTCTGGTCCCATGTCCTCCTTCCAGGTACTGTTTGCCTGTGCTGAGGCCCTGCATGCGCATGGCTATAGCAGTGAGGCCTCCCGTCTCACTGTGGAGCTTGCCCAGGATCTGCTAGCCAACCCACCCGACCTCAAGGTAGAGCCGCCCCCTGCCAAGGTGAGAGACCCCCTTCCTCtaccttcccctcccccacttaCCCCCAACCTGCTCCCATGCCCCACCCCAAGTGAGAGCATCCTTCTACCTCCACCAAGGTAAGTCAGAATCATCTGCCTGTCTCCTGTGTTTCTTCCCTTTCTAGGGCAAGAAGAACAAGGTATCCACGAGCCGTCAGACCTGGGTGGCTACCAACACCCTGAGCAAGGCGGCCTTCCTGTTGACAGTGCTAAGTGAGCGTCCAGAGCACCACAACCTGGCCTTCCGAGTTGGCATGTTTGCCTTGGAGCTACAGAGGCCTCCAGCTTCTACCAAGGCCTTGGAGGTCAGAGGCTCCATCTCAGCCTTGTATTTCAGTCTCTTTAGAGCCTTGCACCTTGATCTCTATTGACACACCAGAGGTCTGAGCTCCTTCCTGTGCCCTCAGGTGAAGCTGGCAtaccaggagtctgaggtggctGCCCTGCTCAAGAAGATCCCTCTGGGTCCAAGTGAGATGAGTACCATGCGGTGCCGGGCAGAGGAACTTCGGGAGGGGACACTCTGTGACTATCGGCCTGTGTTGCCTCTCATGCTGGCCAGTTTCATCTTTGACGTTCTCTGTGCTCCAGGTATGATGCCTGACCCTACAGTAAGTGGGGAACTGGGGTAGGGGTAGCTTTCTCTAAGAAAGACCAAGAGCCCCAAGTTTCTGAATCACCTTTAGGACCCATCAGGCAGCTTCATGGGTAGGTCTGTGATGATGAGGATTTTGGGTTCCCCTGTATTTTTTCCCATGCATGATACTTCTGTCTGCCTGACTTACCCCAACTTTTATACAGTGGTTTCTCCCACAGGTTCCCGGCCCCCAAGTCGCAACTGGAACAGCGAGACACCTGGGGATGAGGAGCTTGGATTTGAAGCAGCAGTTGCTGCCTTGGGTGAGTCTTGAGCATATCAACGAGCTAAGCCTGGTTCAGGTCTTGAAGGACATGAGACCTGTGCCTTGTTGTGAAGGGCTGTATGGTAATGGGAAGGTCAGGATGACATGTGTGAGCCAACTAGTGCCTGTAAGACAGGAATTCAGGGCAAAAATGTGTGCtatatggctgggcgtggtggcccatgcttgtaatcgcagcgctttgggaggctgaagcaggaggattgtttgagctcaggagttcatgaccagcctgggcaacctagcaagacctcatctctacttaaaaaaaaaaaaaaaaaaaaaaaaaaaattagccaggtgtggtggcacatgccttgtgctgccagctactccagaggctgaagtgggagaattgctttagcctggagattgaggctgcagtgaactgtgattgcaccactgccctctagcctgggcaacagagtgaaaccttgtctcaaacaaagaaaaaaaaaattgtgtgctATGGGTATTGGGTATTGTAAGGgcagcaaaacaaaaatctagaGAAAGGCCTAAGGGAAGTGGTAGAATATGGAATGTGGGTTAAAAGATCAGTAGGTCCTAAACCAGCGAACACCATGAGTAAATACACAACGCAATCAAGTTTTCATGAGAATGAGGAGGCCAGCTTCCCTAAAATGATAAGTACATGCTGGGTAAGCAGATTGGACCTGGTTATGAAGGTTTTGAAAAGCACACCAGAGCTTAGGCTGGATATAATAGTCAACGAAGACTTCTATAGGTGATGTGGGTTGGACCAAGGGAACCCCTTACTTCATATGCTGATGGCTTGGGAACCCTGGCCTCTTACCTTTGCTGTCTTGGGAATTATGACTACTCTCAATCCCCATAAGGTCCTCTTTCTCGCAGGCATGAAGACAACAGTGAGCGAGGCAGAACATCCCCTCTTATGTGAAGGCACACGTCGGGAGAAGGGTGACCTGGCATTAGCACTAATGATCACTTACAAGGACGACCAGGCCAAGCTTAAGAAGGTAAGAgactggggctgggtgcggtggctcatgcctgtaatcccagcagtttgggaggcagaggcgggcagatggcttgagcccaggagtttgagacaagcctgggcaacatggcgaaaccccgtctctaccaaaaaatacaaaaaattagcagctgggtgtggtggcacatgcctgtagtcccagctactcgggaggctgaggtgggaggattgcttgaacccagtaggcagaggttgcaatgagctgggttcacgccactgcactccagcctgggtgacagagcaagaccctgtttcaaaaaaaaaaaaaaaaaaaaaaggcaaggtaCTGGGGCCTttgacaggcagagaaagagagcacATTTTACTACCTTTCTCAGGGAGTTTCCAGTACAATGAGAAAAGTgctattttaggctgggtgcagtggctcatgcctgtaatctcagcactttgggaagcagaggcgggaggatcgtttgagaccaacctggccaacatagtgagaccctgtctctacaaaaaattagaaaattagccgggcatggtggcgcgcgcctgtagtcccagctactcgggaggctgaggtgggagaattgcttgagcccaggagtttgaggctacagtgagctataatcataccactgcactccagcctgggcaacagagcgagaccctgtctcttaaaaaaaaaagaagaagaagaaaaaaagaaaagtgctcTTCTGCCCATAGGAGGTAAGTAGGGAATCTTGGGGACATCTCATAAAGAATAAGAGAAGACCAATGGTTCTTATAGGAGTGCTTGGGCATGGGGTGGAAGAAGAGAAGCAGAGGGCATaaagtcattcattcacttatttcagtatttattgaCTATCAGTATATTCTGCCCTGTGGTGTTAATGGAGGATACCAAGATATGTTGGGGTTAAATAAGTTACAAAAAGACATGTAAACCAGGAGGTCATCCTGTGGTTGTAAGTGGGGAAGGCTCCCTGAGGATGTAGCAATTGGCTGTTTCAAGGAGAAAGGAAGGTAATAGAAGTCAGGAGCTAAAGGGCATCCTGTCACTGCTTCTCTGGAGGTCACTGCTTCTGTCTTCCAGATCTTAGACAAACTCTTGGACCGAGAGAGCCAGACACATAAGCCACAGACGCTGAGTTCTTTCTACTCATCTAGCCGCCCAACCACAGCCAGCCAGAGGTCTCCTTCAAAGCACGGGGGCCCATCTGCCCCAGGGGCCCTGCAACCACTGACCTCAGGCTCTGCAGGGCCTGCTCAACCAGGGAGTGTggcaggggctgggccaggcccCACTGAGGGCTTCACAGAGAAGAATGTGCCTGGTGAGGTGGGGGCACTGGGCAGGGGGGATGAATGGTGTGGACCTATGTTGAGGTCCCCTTTCCTGGGCTCATCCCAGCGTCCTGTTTTCCTCACCTAGAGAGTTCCCCACATTCCCCCTGTGAGGGTCTTCCATCTGAGGCAGCTTTGACCCCAAGGCCAGAAGGGAAGGTTCCTAGCCGCTTGGCACTTGGCAGTCGTGGAGGCTATAATGGACGGGGATGGGGGTCCCCAGGACGGCCTAAGAAGAAGCACACAGGTAGGATAGCCTGTGGGCTAGCATAGAGGGAAGGATAATCCTGAAGGTTGGAGTCTTAACATCTGGGACTCCTGACTTCTGAGACTGACTTCTCTTGGGGGTTAGGCATGGCCAGCATTGACAGCAGTGCCCCTGAAACAACATCGGATAGTTCCCCCACCTTAAGCCGGAGACCACTTCGAGGGGGCTGGgcccccacctcctggggtcGAGGTCAGGACAGTGACAGCATTAGCAGCTCTTCTTCGGACTCCCTGGGCTCCTCATCCTCCAGTGGAAGTCGCCGGGCCAGTGCCAGTGGAGGAGCCCGGGCGAAGACTGTTGAAGTTGGCAGGTCAGTGGGAAGAACTCCCCATCTTCCCTGATCTGGCCCACCCTCAGAGCCACACCCCTAGTGCAATCCAACCATTGTCTCCCAGCATCCTCACTTTCCCTGGTCCTTCCCAACCTACCCGGATGCCCATTTCAAAGAAACCCCAACCCCCGTCCCTACCCCATTGCCCCTTCAGGTACAAGGGCCGCCGCCCCGAGAGTCATGCCCCTCATGTACCCAATCAGCCATCAGAGGCAGCTGCACACTTCTACTTCGAGCTGGCGAAGACAGTGCTGATCAAGGCAGGGGGCAACAGCAGCACTTCCATTTTCACACATCCATCTTCCTCAGGGGGCCACCAGGGTCCTCACCGCAACCTGCACCTTTGCGCCTTCGAGATTGGGCTTTATGCCCTTGGCCTGCACAACTTTGTTTCTCCCAACTGGCTCTCACGTACTTATTCTTCCCACGTTTCCTGGATTACAGGTAAATCATTTGACCTGACTTGGGTATGGGAGGGGGATTAATTGGTGGGGATAAGACCCTTATCTTTGTGGGGTTACTGATCTGATAAAAAGACATTATTCTCACACCCCAGTGGTGCCCACACTAACCCAACTctgcccttctctcctttcccctaAGGCCAGGCCATGGAGATAGGCAGCGCAGCCCTGACTATACTGGTAGAATGCTGGGATGGGCACCTGACACCCCCTGAGGTTGCATCCCTGGCTGACAGGGCATCACGGGCAAGAGACTCCAATATGGTGAGGGCGGCAGCAGAGCTGGCCCTGAGCTGCCTGCCTCACGCCCATGCATTGAACCCTAATGAGATCCAGCGGGCCCTGGTGCAGTGCAAGGAACAGGTATTTCTACGGGCAATCTGGGAACCTCTTCTGGGGCATCTGGGCAGGGAGGTTGGGCATGGGAAAGCTAAGGGCCCAGCTCTTGATTCCCGTATCCTGGAGTTTACAGATGATTGTTGGTCCTCTCATGGCAACATTTTACCCATTAATGTGCTTTCACACCCATCTTTCCTTTACCTTACAACTCAAAGGTtaggtttatttctattttacagataaggaaatggaggccTACGGTTTAGGGACCAAGATGATCACTCAGGATAGAAAACTTAGGGAAGGCCTCATACATCTAAGACTTGAATGGGAGGGGGCTGTTAAATTAGTTTGGAACTGGGACTATAACCTGGGTCTTGACTCATTTTGGTCAGTATTTACTCAGTGTGTGAAGCACTCACTGCTCTGATAATGGACTCTAAGCATTGACACTGACCTCTGATGATTCCCTGGGAATGAGACAGCTCTGAGGGAGACATTGGAATCTCATCTAACACCTTCCATGTGGTAAAGGCCTTTCCCCCTTAACACTCTGTGCCCCTCTCTTCCAGGACAACCTGATGTTGGAGAAGGCCTGCATGGCAGTGGAAGAGGCAGCTAAGGGTGGGGGCGTGTACCCTGAAGTGTTGTTTGAGGTTGCTCACCAGTGGTTCTGGCTGTATGAGCAAACTGCAGGTGGCTCATCCACAGCCCGTGAAGGGGCTACAAGCTGTAGTGCCAGTGGGATCAGGGCAGGTGGGGAAGCTGGGCGGGGTATGCCTGAGGGTAGAGGGGGCCCAGGGACTGAGCCGGTTACAGTGGCAGCGGCAGCAGTGACAGCAGCAGCCACAGTGGTGCCCGTCATATCGGTGGGGTCTAGTTTATACCCGGGTCCAGGACTGGGGCATGGCCACTCCCCTGGCCTGCACCCCTACACTGCTCTACAGCCCCACCTGCCCTGTAGCCCTCAGTATCTCACTCACCCAGCTCACCCTGCCCACCCCATGCCTCACATGCCCCGGCCTGCCGTCTTCCCTGTGCCCAGCTCTGCATACCCACAGGTGAGACCAGTGTTCTGCTGGGGGGTAAGGCATGGGAAAATACTGGGAATTCATAGGGGGTTGGAGTGGGTACTCTGGGAGTATAATTGGTCAGTCGGAGAGTCCTGGTGAGGTGGTGGGAGTCTGGGGGACCCAGCCcaactaaaataagaaatgacggccgggcatggtggctcatgcctgtaatcccagcactttgagaggccgatgtgggtggatcacttgaggtcaggagttcgagaccagcctggccaacatggggaaaccccgtctctactaaaaattagctgagtgcacgcctgtaatcccagcttcttgggaggctgagatgggaatcacttgaacctgggaggcagaggttgcagtgagccgatatcgtgccactgcactccagcctggaggacagagcgagactctatctcaaaaaaaacatgtCAGGATAGCAGCTTGTGGGGGTGAAGCACGACAGCAACATCCTAATCAAGTTTGGCAtcttcccctttcttctccctgCCCCTAGGGTGTGCATCCTGCATTCCTAGGGGCTCAGTACCCTTATTCAGTGACTCCTCCCTCACTTGCTGCCACTGCTGTGTCTTTCCCCGTTCCTTCCATGGCACCCATCACAGTACATCCCTACCACACAGAGCCAGGGCTTCCACTGCCCACCAGTGTGGCCTGTGAGTTGTGGGGCCAGGGAACAGGTGAATGGAGGGGAGGCACACTgggcaggggaggtggggagggaatgttctttgtctctctttgggCTCTGAGTTCCTCACATGGCTCTCACCCCACTTAGTGAGCAGTGTCCATCCAGCATCCACGTTTCCAGCCATCCAAGGTGCCTCACTGCCTGCCCTGACCACACAGCCCAGCCCTCTGGTGAGCGGAGGTTTTCCACCGCCCGAGGAGGAGACACACAGTCAGCCAGTCAATCCCCACAGCCTGCACCACCTGCATGCTGCCTACCGTGTCGGTGAGAGGACATCCCTTTCTGTGCTCCTACCTGCAGTTGTGCCAGTGGCTCTTCAGAGGACCCTTCCTCTAGCTCTTCATTTGTTTACTGTGGGGTCAGGTGACAGGTTGGGGTAAAGGGTGAAGAGGATACACCGTACCATGTGCCCACCCTTATCTATCTCCCAGGAATGCTGGCACTGGAGATGCTGGGTCGCCGGGCACACAACGATCACCCCAACAACTTCTCCCGCTCCCCCCCCTACACTGATGATGTCAAATGGTTGCTGGGGCTGGCAGCAAAGCTGGGTAACACCTCCCCTCCCTAGGACCATTGCCCCCCCCCCACCTGCTCTCCCCACCTTCCTTATCCCAGACCTCCTTCCTAGCTCTTGCTCAGAGTTGAGGCCTTGGTCGGGTATGTGTGCGTGCGCGGGGGGCGGAGGGTTACCTCAGCtcctggggtggagggaggctCTCTGCCAGGCCAGAGCTGAGATCTGTAAGTTGGGTCCCTAGGGCAGAGGTGGCCACCCCCGTCTcatgcccctccccctgccccccaggaGTGAACTACGTGCACCAGTTCTGTGTGGGGGCAGCCAAGGGGGTGCTGAGCCCGTTTGTGCTGCAGGAGATCGTCATGGAGACGCTGCAGCGGCTGAGTCCCGCTCATGCCCACAACCACCTGCGTGCCCCGGCCTTCCACCAACTGGTGCAGCGCTGCCAGCAGGCATACATGCAGGTGACAACCTAGAATTATGGAGCAGGGTGGAGCACTTCCTGGGTGGTCTTGGACCAGAGGGAGGCAGGGCCTGTTTCTGTGCTTTGTACTAAGGCTCATCCTGCACACATCCTCCTCCAGTACATCCACCACCGCTTGATTCACCTGACTCCTGCGGACTACGACGACTTTGTGAATGCGATCCGGAGTGCCCGCAGCGCCTTCTGCCTGACGCCCATGGGCATGATGCAGTTCAACGACATCCTACAGAACCTCAAGCGCAGCAAACAGACCAAGGAGCTGTGGCAGCGGGTCTCACTCgagatggccaccttctccccCTGAGTCTTTCACCCTTAGGGTCCTATACAGGGACCCAGGCCTGTGGCTATGGGGGCCCCTCACACAGGGGGAGTGAAACTTGGCTGGACAGATCATCCTCACTCAGTTCCCTGGTAGCACAGACTGACAGCTGCTCTTGGGCTATAGCTTGGGGCCAAGATGTCTCACACCCTAGAAGCCTAGGGCTGGGGGAGACAGCCCTGTCTGGGAGGGGGCGTTGGGTGGCCTCTGGTATTTATTtggcatttataaatatataaactccTTTTTTACTCTAGTCGACCTGGGCCTTTCCCTTCTTTCCAAATTCCATGTGCAGATGAACCTTCAACTGGGGAGGAAACTTCTGACACTTGCTTTAGTCTAGGTTTTTCCCACTCCAGGGAGgcagacaaaacagaaaaataaggatGTTTATTAAG is a genomic window containing:
- the ZSWIM8 gene encoding zinc finger SWIM domain-containing protein 8 isoform X4 translates to MELMFAEWEDGERFSFEDSDRFEEDSLCSFISEAESLCQNWRGWRKQSAGPNSPTGGGGGGGSGGTRMRDGLVIPLVELSAKQVAFHIPFEVVEKVYPPVPEQLQLRIAFWSFPENEEDIRLYSCLANGSADEFQRGDQLFRMRAVKDPLQIGFHLSATVVPPQMVPPKGAYNVAVMFDRCRVTSCSCTCGAGAKWCTHVVALCLFRIHNASAVCLRAPVSESLSRLQRDQLQKFAQYLISELPQQILPTAQRLLDELLSSQSTAINTVCGAPDPTAGPSASDQSTWYLDESTLTDNIKKTLHKFCGPSPVVFSDVNSMYLSSTEPPAAAEWACLLRPLRGREPEGVWNLLSIVREMFKRRDSNAAPLLEILTDQCLTYEQITGWWYSVRTSASHSSASGHTGRSNGQSEVAAHACASMCDEMVTLWRLAVLDPALSPQRRRELCTQLRQWQLKVIENVKRGQHKKTLERLFPGFRPAVEACYFNWEEAYPLPGVTYSGTDRKLALCWARALPSRPGASRSGGLEESRDRPRPLPTEPAVRPKEPGTKRKGLGEGVPSSQRGPRRLSAEGGDKALHKMGPGGGKAKALGGAGSGSKGSAGGGSKRRLSSEDSSLEPDLAEMSLDDSSLALGAEASTFGGFPESPPPCPLHGGSRGPSTFLPEPPDTYEEDGGVYFSEGPEPPTASVGPPGLLPGDVCTQDDLPSTDESGNGLPKTKEAAPAVGEEDDDYQAYYLNAQDGAGGEEEKAEGGAGEEHDLFAGLKPLEQESRMEVLFACAEALHAHGYSSEASRLTVELAQDLLANPPDLKGKKNKVSTSRQTWVATNTLSKAAFLLTVLSERPEHHNLAFRVGMFALELQRPPASTKALEVKLAYQESEVAALLKKIPLGPSEMSTMRCRAEELREGTLCDYRPVLPLMLASFIFDVLCAPVVSPTGSRPPSRNWNSETPGDEELGFEAAVAALGMKTTVSEAEHPLLCEGTRREKGDLALALMITYKDDQAKLKKILDKLLDRESQTHKPQTLSSFYSSSRPTTASQRSPSKHGGPSAPGALQPLTSGSAGPAQPGSVAGAGPGPTEGFTEKNVPESSPHSPCEGLPSEAALTPRPEGKVPSRLALGSRGGYNGRGWGSPGRPKKKHTGMASIDSSAPETTSDSSPTLSRRPLRGGWAPTSWGRGQDSDSISSSSSDSLGSSSSSGSRRASASGGARAKTVEVGRYKGRRPESHAPHVPNQPSEAAAHFYFELAKTVLIKAGGNSSTSIFTHPSSSGGHQGPHRNLHLCAFEIGLYALGLHNFVSPNWLSRTYSSHVSWITGQAMEIGSAALTILVECWDGHLTPPEVASLADRASRARDSNMVRAAAELALSCLPHAHALNPNEIQRALVQCKEQDNLMLEKACMAVEEAAKGGGVYPEVLFEVAHQWFWLYEQTAGGSSTAREGATSCSASGIRAGGEAGRGMPEGRGGPGTEPVTVAAAAVTAAATVVPVISVGSSLYPGPGLGHGHSPGLHPYTALQPHLPCSPQYLTHPAHPAHPMPHMPRPAVFPVPSSAYPQGVHPAFLGAQYPYSVTPPSLAATAVSFPVPSMAPITVHPYHTEPGLPLPTSVALSSVHPASTFPAIQGASLPALTTQPSPLVSGGFPPPEEETHSQPVNPHSLHHLHAAYRVGMLALEMLGRRAHNDHPNNFSRSPPYTDDVKWLLGLAAKLGDRHGDAAAAESRSCPQPPACPGLPPTGAALPAGIHAVHPPPLDSPDSCGLRRLCECDPECPQRLLPDAHGHDAVQRHPTEPQAQQTDQGAVAAGLTRDGHLLPLSLSPLGSYTGTQACGYGGPSHRGSETWLDRSSSLSSLVAQTDSCSWAIAWGQDVSHPRSLGLGETALSGRGRWVASGIYLAFINI
- the ZSWIM8 gene encoding zinc finger SWIM domain-containing protein 8 isoform X20, which codes for MELMFAEWEDGERFSFEDSDRFEEDSLCSFISEAESLCQNWRGWRKQSAGPNSPTGGGGGGGSGGTRMRDGLVIPLVELSAKQVAFHIPFEVVEKVYPPVPEQLQLRIAFWSFPENEEDIRLYSCLANGSADEFQRGDQLFRMRAVKDPLQIGFHLSATVVPPQMVPPKGAYNVAVMFDRCRVTSCSCTCGAGAKWCTHVVALCLFRIHNASAVCLRAPVSESLSRLQRDQLQKFAQYLISELPQQILPTAQRLLDELLSSQSTAINTVCGAPDPTAGPSASDQSTWYLDESTLTDNIKKTLHKFCGPSPVVFSDVNSMYLSSTEPPAAAEWACLLRPLRGREPEGVWNLLSIVREMFKRRDSNAAPLLEILTDQCLTYEQITGWWYSVRTSASHSSASGHTGRSNGQSEVAAHACASMCDEMVTLWRLAVLDPALSPQRRRELCTQLRQWQLKVIENVKRGQHKKTLERLFPGFRPAVEACYFNWEEAYPLPGVTYSGTDRKLALCWARALPSRPGASRSGGLEESRDRPRPLPTEPAVRPKEPGTKRKGLGEGVPSSQRGPRRLSAEGGDKALHKMGPGGGKAKALGGAGSGSKGSAGGGSKRRLSSEDSSLEPDLAEMSLDDSSLALGAEASTFGGFPESPPPCPLHGGSRGPSTFLPEPPDTYEEDGGVYFSEGPEPPTASVGPPGLLPGDVCTQDDLPSTDESGNGLPKTKEAAPAVGEEDDDYQAYYLNAQDGAGGEEEKAEGGAGEEHDLFAGLKPLEQESRMEVLFACAEALHAHGYSSEASRLTVELAQDLLANPPDLKVEPPPAKGKKNKVSTSRQTWVATNTLSKAAFLLTVLSERPEHHNLAFRVGMFALELQRPPASTKALEVKLAYQESEVAALLKKIPLGPSEMSTMRCRAEELREGTLCDYRPVLPLMLASFIFDVLCAPGSRPPSRNWNSETPGDEELGFEAAVAALGMKTTVSEAEHPLLCEGTRREKGDLALALMITYKDDQAKLKKPGQQSETLSLKKKRRRRKKEKCSSAHRRS